The following are encoded together in the Ictalurus punctatus breed USDA103 chromosome 1, Coco_2.0, whole genome shotgun sequence genome:
- the rheb gene encoding GTP-binding protein Rheb produces MPQPKSRKIAVLGYRSVGKSSLTIQFVEGQFVDSYDPTIENTFTKMITVNGQEYHLQLVDTAGQDEYSIFPQTYSIDINGYILVYSVTSNKSFEVVKVIHEKLLDMVGKVQVPIMLVGNKKDLHMERVISCEEGKALAESWNAAFMESSAKENQTAVEVFKRIILEAEKMDGGAPQDRTPCSLM; encoded by the exons ggAAGTCCTCTTTGACAATACAGTTTGTTGAAGGCCAGTTTGTGGACTCGTACGACCCGACTATAGAAAACA CATTTACTAAAATGATCACAGTCAATGGCCAAGAGTACCATCTGCAGCTGGTCGACACAGCAGGGcag GATGAGTACTCTATTTTCCCTCAGACCTATTCCATAGACATCAACGGTTACATTTTGGTGTATTCTGTTACATCAAATAAAAG TTTTGAAGTAGTAAAAGTTATTCATGAAAAATTGCTGGATATGGTGGGAAAAGTACA AGTACCAATAATGCTGGTGGGAAATAAAAAAGATCTCCATATGGAGCG TGTTATCAGCTGTGAAGAAGGCAAAGCTTTGGCAGAATCATGGAATGCAGCGTTCATGGAGTCCTCTGCAAAAGAGAACCAG ACTGCAGTGGAGGTGTTCAAGAGGATAATCCTGGAGGCTGAGAAGATGGATGGCGGAGCCCCACAGGACCGGACACCCTGCTCGCTGATGTAG
- the crygn2 gene encoding gamma-crystallin N-B, producing MSQYSGKIVFYEGRCFTGRKLEVYSDCDNFQDRGFMNRVNSIRVESGAWICYDHPDFKGQQYILERGEYPEFQRWNSHNDHMGSCKPVRMHGEHYRIELYDACNYSGHCMELCDDCPFLQSCGYGRPCVNSVRVFGDGAWVMYEEPNYRGRMYIVERGNYCSHNEWQAQTPNIQSIRRVVNYF from the exons atgtcacagtATTCAGGAAAG ATAGTGTTTTACGAGGGAAGATGCTTCACTGGAAGGAAGCTGGAGGTGTACAGTGACTGCGATAACTTCCAGGACCGTGGCTTCATGAACAGGGTGAACTCCATCCGTGTGGAGAGCGGAGCTTGGATCTGCTATGACCACCCCGACTTTAAGGGCCAGCAGTACATCCTGGAGCGTGGCGAGTACCCGGAGTTCCAGCGCTGGAACTCCCACAATGACCACATGGGCTCCTGCAAGCCTGTCAGGATG CATGGAGAACACTACAGGATTGAGCTGTATGATGCATGCAACTACTCAGGTCACTGTATGGAGCTGTGTGATGACTGTCCCTTCCTGCAAAGCTGTGGCTATGGCAGGCCATGCGTCAACTCTGTCAGGGTGTTCGGAGATGGAGC ctGGGTGATGTATGAGGAGCCTAACTACCGTGGCCGTATGTACATCGTGGAGAGAGGAAACTACTGCAGCCACAACGAGTGGCAGGCCCAGACCCCCAACATCCAGTCCATCCGCAGGGTCGTCAATTACTTCTAA
- the nub1 gene encoding NEDD8 ultimate buster 1 has product MAEQHIQAKLIALLKQDKIQLWNPPFTTEANEAGPEHIQELAVRYSQVVGFSQPEVEIALEDIRAQAVKRGKGNRTYRETNVATLELMLPMDIRKGNKKKHYLETRLDITTQDLMNKIKEEFELKYIKLILYGKTLSPDKRLDEQNVKNNSKVMVLKVTEPEGKKAMVDEEEKKRSNEESVQRTRKGFQILSERDGSEDPETTPFLEIADQKGNPIQIPAREKKALILAMGFHEKGRALMKKKEYDEALCHLLLADEQFSKCGSVLLNTVDNYAVLQLDIVWCYRALEALSCLKDGKERLQQAENCFLKCYGEDQQRLQNIKGNTGGEEVLFLRLYLLQSLLAYLEGNENQAAKKLKQVEELYSQLCLDPEKMTQLLSIGFTEQDARLGLRACRGNVEAAVMHITRRIEERNKITRRERNNRRQRLEAINTLVELGYNKKAAAQALHATKGDVNKAYGILQNSSEASSSGTPQPDTDRQTKVDQLAYMGFQREEVEVALRLAGDDVAQAAQLLLDNQGVIPSELHSPSAPSSSSEEPSTSSEDSTASGSNLPDTELVNEVLEYIPTHEEDYLDVNLEEESELIALMKSHLERHSATSH; this is encoded by the exons ATGGCCGAGCAGCACATTCAGGCGAAGCTCATTGCTTTGCTCAAACAGGACAAAATTCAGCTCTGGAATCCCCCTTTCACTACAGAAGCTAATGAAGCTGGTCCTGAACACATACAG GAGCTTGCTGTTAGATATTCCCAAGTGGTGGGATTCTCCCAGCCTGAAGTGGAGATTGCTCTGGAAGACATAAGAGCACAGGCTGTCAAAAGAGGGAAAGGAAACAGAACCTACAGGGAGACAAATGTTGCAACTCTGGAGCTCATGCTACCAATGGATATTAGAAAG GgtaataaaaagaaacactaCTTGGAAACAAGACTGGATATTACAACTCAGGATCTGATGAATAA GATCAAAGAGGAATTTGAGCTCAAATATATAAAGCTGATTTTATATGGAAAAACTCTGTCTCCAG ATAAGCGACTCGATGAACAGAACGTAAAGAACAACAGTAAAGTCATGGTGCTGAAGGTGACTGAACCGGAAGGGAAGAAAGCGATGGTGGATGAAGAGGAAAAGAAGCGGTCTAATGAAGAAAGTGTGCAAAGAACTCGAAAAGGTTTCCAGATCCTCTCAGAAAGAG ATGGTAGTGAGGATCCAGAGACCACCCCATTTCTGGAGATTGCAGATCAGAAAGGCAACCCCATCCAGATCCCAGCCCGTGAGAAAAAG GCACTCATCCTAGCCATGGGCTTCCATGAGAAAGGCAGAGCCTTAATGAAGAAGAAGGAATACGATGAAGCTCTCTGTCACCTGCTTCTAGCGGATGAGCAGTTCAG TAAATGCGGTTCTGTGCTGTTGAACACGGTGGATAACTATGCAGTGCTGCAGCTGGACATCGTGTGGTGTTACCGTGCTCTGGAGGCTCTGTCCTGTCTGAAAGATGGCAAAGAGAGACTGCAGCAAGCTGAGAATTGTTTCCTCAAATGCTATGGAGAAGATCAGCAGAGACTGCAGAacattaag GGGAATACAGGTGGAGAGGAGGTTCTGTTTCTCAGGTTGTATCTGCTTCAGAGTCTGCTGGCGTACCTGGAAGGCAACGAGAATCAAGCTGCTAAGAAACTCAAGCAG GTTGAGGAGCTCTACAGTCAACTGTGTCTTGACCCAGAGAAGATGACCCAGCTGCTGAGTATAGGCTTCACAGAACAAGACGCTCGCCTGGGCCTGAGAGCCTGCAGAGGCAATGTGGAGGCGGCTGTGATGCACATCACTCGCAGGATAGAG GAGAGGAATAAGATAACGCGGAGGGAGAGAAATAACAGAAGGCAGCGTCTGGAAGCCATCAACACCCTCGTCGAGCTTGGCTACAACAAGAAAGCAGCAGCCCAGGCCCTCCATGCGACCAAAGGAGATGTGAATAAAGCCTATGGG ATTCTGCAGAATTCGTCTGAAGCCAGCAGCTCTGGGACGCCTCAgccagacacagacagacagaccaaaGTGGATCAG CTTGCTTATATGGGCTTCCAGAGGGAGGAAGTGGAGGTGGCTCTGAGGTTGGCGGGAGATGATGTAGCTCAGGCCGCTCAGCTACTCCTGGATAATCAGGGTGTTATTCCTTCAGAGCTGCACTCCCCCTCAGCTCCATCTTCCTCGTCAGAAGAGCCCAGCACCTCATCAGAGGACTCCACAG CATCTGGGTCAAACCTCCCTGATACTGAGCTGGTCAACGAGGTTTTGGAGTACATCCCCACACATGAAGAGGATTACCTGGACGTGAATCTGGAGGAGGAGAGTGAGCTCATTGCTCTAATGAAGTCTCATCTGGAGCGGCACTCTGCAACCTCCCACTGA
- the LOC108271341 gene encoding NEDD8 ultimate buster 1, with protein MAEQDIQAKLSALLKQDKIQLWNPPFTTEANEAGLEHIQELAVRYSQMVGFSQPEVEIALEEIRSQAVKREEGNATLELMLPKEIRKGNKKKHSLETKLDITTQDLMNKITEEFGLKYMKLIFDKKTLSPDKRLDEQNVKNNSKVMVLKVTEPEGKKAMVDEEEKERLIEQSMQRTRKGFQILSERDGSEDPETTPFLEIADHKGNPIQIPAREKKALILAMGFHEKGRALMKKKEYDEARSYLLRADEQFSKCGSVLLNTVDNYAVLQLDIVWCYRALEALSCLKDGKKRLQQAENCFLKCYGEDQQRLQNIKGNTGGEEVLFLRLYLLQSLLAYLEGNENQAAKKLKQGEELYSQLCLDPEKMTQLLSLGFTEQDARLGLRACRGNVEAAVMHITRRIEERDEIKKKERQRLEDINTLVELGYNKKSAAQALHVYNGHLDEAYRFLLNSSQASSSRTPQPDTDRQTEVDQREEVRLMGDDVAQATPLLLDNQGVIPSELRYASAPSSLSEEPTTSSEDSTASGSNLLNDDLVKEVLEYIPRHEEDYLDVTLEEESELIAQIKSYLEQCSANSC; from the exons GAGCTTGCTGTTAGATATTCCCAAATGGTGGGATTCTCCCAGCCTGAAGTGGAGATTGCTCTGGAAGAGATAAGATCACAGGCTGTCAAAAGAGAGGAGGGAAATGCAACTCTGGAGCTCATGCTACCAAAGGAAATTAGAAAG GgtaataaaaagaaacactccTTGGAAACAAAACTGGATATTACAACTCAGGATCTGATGAATAA GATCACAGAGGAATTTGGGCTCAAATATATGAAGCTGATTTTTGATAAAAAAACTCTGTCTCCAG ATAAGCGACTCGACGAACAGAACGTAAAGAACAACAGTAAAGTCATGGTGCTGAAGGTGACTGAACCAGAAGGGAAGAAAGCGATGGTGGATGAAGAGGAAAAGGAGCGTTTAATTGAACAAAGTATGCAAAGAACTCGAAAAGGTTTCCAGATCCTCTCAGAAAGAG ATGGTAGTGAGGATCCAGAGACCACCCCATTTCTGGAGATTGCAGATCACAAAGGCAACCCCATCCAGATCCCAGCCCGTGAGAAAAAG GCACTCATCCTAGCCATGGGCTTCCATGAGAAAGGCAGAGCCTTAATGAAGAAGAAGGAATACGATGAAGCTCGCAGTTACCTGCTTCGGGCAGATGAGCAGTTCAG TAAATGCGGTTCTGTGCTGTTGAACACGGTGGATAACTATGCAGTGCTGCAGCTGGACATCGTGTGGTGTTACCGTGCTCTGGAGGCTCTGTCCTGTCTGAAAGATGGCAAAAAGAGACTGCAGCAAGCTGAGAATTGTTTCCTCAAATGCTATGGAGAAGATCAGCAAAGACTGCAGAACATTAAG GGGAATACAGGTGGAGAGGAGGTTCTGTTTCTCAGGTTGTATCTGCTTCAGAGTCTGCTGGCGTACCTGGAAGGCAACGAGAATCAAGCTGCTAAGAAACTCAAGCAG GGTGAGGAGCTCTACAGTCAACTGTGTCTTGACCCAGAGAAGATGACCCAGCTGCTGAGTTTAGGCTTCACAGAACAAGACGCTCGCCTGGGCCTGAGAGCCTGCAGAGGCAATGTGGAGGCGGCTGTGATGCACATCACTCGCAGGATAGAG GAGCGGGATGAGATAAAGAAGAAGGAAAGGCAGCGTCTGGAAGACATCAACACCCTCGTCGAGCTTGGCTACAACAAGAAATCAGCAGCCCAGGCCCTCCATGTGTACAACGGACATCTGGATGAAGCCTATAGG TTTCTGCTGAATTCGTCTCAAGCCAGCAGCTCTCGGACGCCTCAgccagacacagacagacagaccgaagTGGATCAG AGGGAGGAAGTGAGGTTGATGGGAGATGATGTAGCTCAGGCCACTCCACTACTCCTGGATAATCAGGGTGTTATTCCTTCAGAGCTACGCTATGCCTCAGCTCCATCTTCCTTGTCAGAAGAGCCCACCACCTCATCAGAGGACTCCACAG CGTCCGGGTCGAACCTCCTTAATGATGATCTGGTGAAGGAGGTTTTGGAGTACATCCCCAGACATGAAGAGGATTACCTGGACGTGACTCTGGAGGAGGAGAGTGAGCTCATTGCTCAAATTAAGTCTTATCTAGAGCAGTGCTCTGCAAACTCCTGCTGA